From the Leucobacter tenebrionis genome, one window contains:
- a CDS encoding HNH endonuclease signature motif containing protein has translation MQALPHLMTDAQRDALNAGIGAVEQIEVALQQLEYLKAMHLASLARLASQIARDEGHADHGELVHRAVEAEVAAATRTGQTAAAHRMSHADRLFDRYAQTAAAFSEGRLSLRHTQVIEEAGRIIADVQACAAYEREVLPLALELTARQLRAHALRLAERFAERDIDQRHRDARQRRGVRIVPLEDGMAELCATIGAVEAYAIKDRLARIARRTLSADHGAATATATGTGTGAGTGAGVSVGTGAGVGIGAGHAATPEHTAGPAAPTLQQAQADVLTELLLAGSADGAGEPASGIGDPLGAISGRVQVSVPVLTLIGDDSCDNAAFSDPAELAGYGPIDSETARRLAGGTLAWERVLTHPVSGLVLTVDRYRPSEDLRRLLGARDQRCRFPGCTRRLDHCDIDHTVAAAQGGPTELGNLAHLCRKHHTLKHFEMLGGRGWKPRQRPGGVLEWRSPTGRRYVDAPIACSVQRVT, from the coding sequence ATGCAAGCTCTCCCCCATCTCATGACCGACGCTCAGCGCGACGCGCTGAACGCGGGCATCGGTGCGGTCGAGCAGATCGAGGTCGCGCTGCAGCAGCTCGAGTACCTCAAGGCGATGCACCTGGCGAGTCTGGCCCGACTCGCCTCGCAGATCGCGCGAGACGAGGGGCACGCGGATCACGGCGAGCTCGTCCACCGTGCCGTCGAGGCCGAGGTCGCTGCCGCGACCCGCACCGGTCAGACCGCGGCCGCGCACCGCATGAGCCACGCCGACCGGCTGTTCGACCGCTACGCCCAGACCGCCGCCGCGTTCTCCGAGGGCCGTCTCTCGCTGCGCCACACCCAGGTCATCGAGGAGGCGGGGCGGATCATCGCCGACGTGCAGGCCTGCGCCGCATACGAGCGAGAGGTGCTGCCGCTCGCCCTCGAACTCACCGCGCGGCAGCTACGGGCGCACGCGCTGCGCCTCGCGGAGCGCTTCGCTGAACGCGACATCGACCAGCGGCACCGCGACGCTAGGCAGCGACGCGGGGTGCGCATCGTGCCCCTCGAAGACGGCATGGCCGAGCTGTGCGCCACGATCGGAGCGGTCGAGGCCTACGCCATCAAGGACCGCCTGGCGCGTATCGCCAGACGGACCCTCAGCGCCGATCATGGCGCTGCCACTGCCACTGCCACTGGCACTGGCACTGGCGCCGGCACTGGCGCCGGTGTCAGTGTCGGCACTGGCGCCGGTGTCGGCATCGGCGCCGGACATGCGGCAACCCCGGAGCACACGGCCGGGCCGGCGGCTCCCACCCTGCAACAGGCGCAGGCCGACGTGCTCACCGAACTGCTACTGGCAGGCAGCGCCGACGGCGCGGGCGAGCCGGCGTCGGGCATCGGCGACCCTCTGGGCGCGATCTCGGGTCGAGTTCAGGTCTCGGTGCCGGTGCTCACCCTCATCGGAGACGACTCCTGCGACAATGCAGCGTTCAGCGATCCCGCAGAGCTCGCCGGCTACGGTCCCATCGACAGCGAGACCGCCCGCAGGCTCGCCGGCGGCACCCTCGCATGGGAGCGGGTGCTCACCCACCCCGTCAGCGGCCTGGTGCTCACCGTGGACCGCTACCGCCCATCCGAAGATCTCAGGCGTCTGCTGGGGGCACGTGATCAGCGCTGCAGGTTCCCCGGGTGCACGCGCCGACTCGACCACTGCGACATCGACCACACGGTGGCTGCCGCACAGGGCGGGCCCACCGAGCTCGGCAATCTGGCGCACCTCTGCCGCAAGCATCACACCCTCAAGCACTTCGAGATGCTCGGAGGTCGAGGCTGGAAACCGAGACAACGCCCGGGCGGGGTCTTGGAGTGGCGAAGTCCCACCGGACGCCGCTACGTCGACGCCCCGATAGCGTGCAGCGTCCAGAGGGTGACGTAG
- a CDS encoding DUF1345 domain-containing protein: MSVSASARVRLRVRSAVSIVLGIAAGAAVAPSLGIAAGLLAGWGVVALVNVVWVLLTVWSMGPAETRAHATAEDPGRSAARVIAVVSSVASLIAVAVVAAQAQRADGITAYLLAGIALLSVASSWALIHTNYMLRYADLYYRSGEDGEALGGIDFNQAEPPQYTDFAYFSVGLGMTYQVADTDVSRSDVRRVVIAQTLLGYLFGVGIIANVVNLISGLG, translated from the coding sequence ATGAGTGTGAGTGCCTCCGCCCGCGTGCGCCTGCGAGTGCGATCCGCCGTCTCTATCGTGCTCGGGATCGCGGCCGGTGCCGCAGTGGCGCCATCGCTCGGGATCGCGGCCGGGTTGCTCGCCGGTTGGGGCGTCGTCGCGCTCGTGAACGTGGTCTGGGTATTGCTGACCGTCTGGTCGATGGGACCCGCCGAGACGAGGGCGCACGCGACCGCCGAGGATCCGGGGCGCAGTGCTGCGCGCGTCATCGCGGTGGTGAGCAGCGTTGCGAGCCTGATCGCGGTAGCGGTGGTGGCGGCCCAGGCGCAGCGGGCGGACGGGATCACCGCCTACCTGCTGGCGGGGATCGCGCTGCTCAGTGTGGCGAGTTCGTGGGCGCTGATCCACACGAACTACATGCTGCGCTACGCCGACCTCTACTACCGCAGCGGGGAGGACGGCGAGGCGCTCGGCGGCATCGACTTCAACCAGGCCGAACCGCCGCAGTACACCGACTTCGCCTACTTCTCGGTCGGCCTCGGAATGACGTACCAGGTGGCCGACACCGATGTGAGCCGTTCCGACGTGCGCCGCGTGGTGATCGCGCAGACCCTGCTCGGCTACCTGTTCGGCGTGGGGATCATCGCGAACGTCGTCAACCTCATCTCCGGGTTGGGGTGA
- a CDS encoding DUF6157 family protein, with the protein MGSTNYIDTFIRVADDCPVTQAEAPSDGAKGPTVASLQYRLISERPYELTSDDVLFEVHRIRQEIPDEELSEAREAFFAKSQACLRSSPLGKRYGWGIHHDSQGRVALVPLESDRYRALANDPALKQTRAMRSKRA; encoded by the coding sequence ATGGGATCCACCAATTACATCGACACGTTCATCCGGGTCGCAGATGACTGCCCCGTCACGCAAGCCGAAGCACCCTCCGACGGCGCGAAAGGCCCCACCGTCGCATCCCTCCAATACCGGCTCATCTCCGAACGCCCGTACGAGCTCACGAGCGACGACGTGCTGTTCGAGGTGCACCGCATCCGCCAGGAGATCCCCGACGAAGAGCTTTCCGAAGCCCGCGAGGCGTTCTTCGCGAAGAGCCAGGCCTGTCTGCGGTCGTCTCCGCTGGGGAAGCGGTACGGCTGGGGCATCCACCACGATTCGCAGGGCCGGGTCGCCCTCGTACCGCTCGAGTCCGATCGCTATCGGGCGCTCGCAAACGACCCCGCTCTGAAACAGACGCGGGCCATGCGGTCCAAGCGAGCCTGA
- the chrA gene encoding chromate efflux transporter, with protein MHREERVGEVFRAFLKLGVTSFGGPVAHLGYFREELIARRKWASESQYAELVALCQFLPGPASSQVGFALGLLRAGWLGALAAWTAFTLPSALLLVLFAIGAVGLDGPLGHGLLVGLKAVAVAVVAHAVWGMARTLTPDLRRLLIGLFAAALCLLLPGNVGQIAAIVAGLIAGVLWCGGVADESSEPLAIRVSRRVGISALLLCVLMLAALPILVRVTQNSWIGIADAFSRAGALVFGGGHVVLPLLQAEPAVSGGVTHEQFLAGYGAVQAVPGPLFTFAAYLGFEMESGLAAGILGALLALVSVFLPGMLLLVAALPFWSRLRASAGARSALAGAGAAVVGILAAALCTPVITSGITGIVPLLIALACLAMLLVWKLPAWLVVIGGACAGLVAGLLGIPVGWV; from the coding sequence ATGCATCGCGAGGAAAGAGTCGGTGAGGTATTCCGCGCGTTCTTGAAGCTCGGGGTGACCTCGTTCGGCGGCCCGGTCGCTCATCTCGGATACTTCCGCGAGGAGCTCATCGCGCGCCGGAAATGGGCGAGCGAATCCCAGTACGCCGAACTCGTCGCACTCTGCCAGTTCTTGCCCGGGCCGGCCTCCAGTCAGGTGGGGTTCGCCCTGGGTCTCCTCCGGGCCGGGTGGCTCGGGGCACTCGCGGCGTGGACCGCGTTCACGCTGCCGTCGGCACTGCTGCTGGTGCTGTTCGCGATCGGCGCGGTCGGCCTCGACGGACCGCTAGGCCACGGCCTGCTCGTCGGGCTCAAGGCAGTCGCCGTCGCGGTCGTCGCGCACGCGGTGTGGGGCATGGCCCGCACACTCACACCGGATCTGCGTCGCCTGCTGATCGGTCTCTTCGCGGCTGCGCTCTGCCTGCTGCTGCCGGGGAACGTCGGGCAGATCGCGGCGATCGTCGCCGGTCTGATCGCGGGGGTGCTGTGGTGCGGAGGGGTCGCCGACGAGTCCTCCGAGCCGCTCGCGATACGCGTCTCCCGCAGGGTCGGGATCTCTGCGCTGCTGCTATGCGTGCTGATGCTCGCGGCACTGCCGATCCTCGTGCGCGTCACCCAGAACAGCTGGATCGGTATCGCCGACGCCTTCTCCCGCGCCGGCGCGCTCGTCTTCGGCGGCGGGCACGTCGTCCTCCCGCTGCTGCAGGCGGAGCCGGCGGTTTCGGGCGGGGTGACGCACGAGCAGTTCCTCGCGGGTTACGGCGCGGTCCAGGCGGTGCCGGGGCCCCTGTTCACCTTCGCGGCCTACCTGGGGTTCGAGATGGAATCCGGCCTCGCAGCGGGCATTCTGGGCGCGCTCCTGGCGCTGGTCTCGGTGTTCCTCCCCGGCATGCTGCTGCTGGTCGCCGCCCTCCCGTTCTGGAGTCGGCTGCGCGCGAGCGCCGGAGCGCGCTCCGCCCTGGCGGGAGCCGGCGCGGCCGTGGTCGGGATCCTCGCCGCCGCGCTCTGCACGCCGGTCATCACCTCGGGCATCACCGGGATCGTGCCGCTCCTCATCGCGCTGGCATGTCTCGCGATGCTGCTCGTGTGGAAGCTCCCGGCGTGGCTCGTCGTCATCGGTGGAGCGTGCGCGGGGCTCGTCGCCGGGCTTCTGGGAATCCCGGTCGGCTGGGTCTAG
- a CDS encoding HXXEE domain-containing protein: MGFKGPTALFVAWAIHDVEEALAFPATCDALADETSVERLRLDQRQSWLAVGLMGTIVLFACHRGARTKGRSRLYRAVSAGLEAHVATHLLASLVQRRYTAGVATALPVMWPGAALARRDIERAGPPLGYRDYIAGAAILIPAALACQVLARLIPRRGGSPRRGRSPRPVELRGGTASKWRSPGSSRGESGC; this comes from the coding sequence ATGGGCTTCAAAGGACCGACAGCCTTGTTCGTGGCCTGGGCGATCCACGACGTCGAGGAGGCGCTCGCGTTCCCGGCGACCTGCGATGCACTCGCCGATGAGACCAGCGTCGAACGGCTTCGCCTCGATCAACGCCAATCATGGCTCGCCGTCGGGCTCATGGGAACGATCGTCTTATTCGCGTGTCACCGCGGCGCGCGAACGAAGGGCCGTTCGAGACTCTATCGAGCGGTGTCAGCGGGACTCGAGGCACACGTCGCGACGCACCTCCTGGCGTCGCTCGTGCAGCGCAGGTACACCGCAGGCGTCGCGACGGCGCTCCCGGTCATGTGGCCGGGAGCGGCCCTCGCGCGTCGCGACATCGAACGCGCCGGCCCGCCGCTCGGCTACCGCGACTACATCGCGGGAGCTGCGATTCTGATCCCGGCTGCTCTGGCATGCCAGGTTCTCGCGCGCCTGATTCCGAGGCGAGGCGGATCTCCGCGGCGAGGCAGATCTCCGAGGCCGGTCGAGCTGCGCGGTGGAACTGCGTCTAAGTGGAGAAGCCCCGGATCGTCTCGAGGAGAATCAGGATGCTGA